The Pecten maximus unplaced genomic scaffold, xPecMax1.1, whole genome shotgun sequence DNA segment TAATGTGGTTCCGTTACACATGTCCTCCAAATGCCCCAGTTAGTCGTACCAATGTGTTTGGCAATCCCTCAAAACCCATACAGATAGCAATTTTCCATTCAAATAATCGAACAATATCTGAACTTCCACCACATCATAGGCCATGAAATGGAGGCCAGTTTGGTTAAATTGTGAAAATGAGGCTACGACAGTGACCGGTGTCCAATACCCAAATTCATTAAAATcgaaaaatattaaattataaatctGTGTCTAATAcccaatttcattaaaatcagatACTATTTAAATTTTGACCTATCAGAGGCCATgatggccatctttgatttctgaTCTACCTTGCATACATCCATTTATGTGAGGAAAGAATAAAATTTAATAGCGAGAACATTATGGAAAGATTTTCCTTGTCCATTATTTACCTTCTTAAACATCCAGTGATCCAGGTGACCTTGATCCCATTGAACGGCTGTGTACGAGGGAAGGACATAAATGTGTCTGTTTGATTCTGATGTGTTCTGCTCCATCTTTTTCAGTGCCAAGAAGGAGTTGATGACCTGAAACAGcaatacaatattacctgtTTAACATCTCATCTTAAAGTTCCGTGGTATCTTACAGATCCATTGTAGAGATAAGTTAGAACGTAGACCTGAACCGTCCAGTTTATGTTGTGATAATAGAaacacagagtgaccatctagtatatgttgtgataaatagaacacagagtgaccatctagtatcTGTTGTGGTAACtagaacacagagtgaccatctagtataaTGTTGTGGTAACtagaacacagagtgaccatctagtatcTGTTGTGGTAACtagaacacagagtgaccatctagtatatgttgtggtaactagaacacagagtgaccatctagtatatgttgtgataaatagaacacagacctgaccatctagtatatgttgtgataaatagaacacagagtgaccatctagtatatgttgtgataaatagaacacagagtggaccatctagtatatgttgtgataaattGAACACAGACctgaccatctagtatatgttgtgataaatagaacacagagtgaccatctagtatatgttgtgataaatagaacacagagtgaccatctagtatatgttttgttattagAATCGAGACCTGACCATCAAAGATTTTTTATCAGCCGatacatgaaaatatcaatCTTGGAAGGAAAACAAGAGCTTGTTGGAGAACAGCAAAGCTggtctcgcaaatgtttgtcaataaataattaaaatatattaattggaatgttttggcaaattgcattaataatatttttattgtttacttgatcagattatgttttttgaattttcaaaaccataccaatttttatacatatattaaattatttattgacaaacattcgggagacaagctatgttgttgtagattaaatgaatatattagatacaaatgtaattgcttttggacatatttcttcaatttttttgaaaaaatattatcctaatgagagttgtctcccttgaaaaatgtggaccggtataaattgtctaatgtgagcattttcacattgttttattttcagtttcaccccaagaaggaatagtgtaactccatagagactcttttaccaaatatcagcaccctagtacaatcataaagtgatgtgttaatagctgtcaaaatttgcacaaaaatgttaaaaatgtgttttttcccccaaaaaatctttcagtttaactctggcaagggatagcttaacccccacagggaacctaataccatgtattactatgcctttcaacacttacaacataaacttaacacaaagtccaagatttaaaaacaaaaaacaaaaaaacacagatttaaaaagaaaaaaatccatcttttttaaagttttacaccaggaagggattgtcttactacatagggactctattgccaaatatcagcaccctagtacaattataaagtgatgtatcaatacctttcaacacttgcaccaaaaccTTAACgcaattttttttaagtcaacattttcaaaaatctggtttttcccccaaaaaaaatcttttagtttaactccagcaggggatagtttaaccccaacAGGGatcatattaccataaattactatgcctttcaactctcgcaccaaaaatttaacattttaaaaaccaacgctgacgccggagtgacaattaacataagctctcactcttcttcgaagagacgagccAAAAATTGCACATACAAATTTAATTCAATGCTTTAAGCTGAATAATTAAGAACTGCTTTTACCTTGTCGTTTATCCACTTCCCATCCTCTAGAGTTGCCATGTCCACCGCCTCTAGTGTCTCGCCGCCAACTGTGAGTCTTTGTGTTGGGTAGAGTTGTGGGATCTCGTGAATGTCAACATCCTCAAGATGGCTTGGTACCATCCTTGAGTGTTTGTGCAATGGTCATCAGTGGCTAACATGATGACTGGCCATAACACCTACTGCAGATGTAAGCATAGCCACTGATGTTTTCACTGACAAGTCCAAATCCAAATGTCTCAGATGAGGTAACAATAGTGTACCAAAGCACTCTAACTCTGCCTCCGATACACTGATAACCTCCTTCAAGAAACTCTGTTGTGGACAGTGGTGATATTGAAAACCTAAAGTGTTCAGAGATATCTTTGATAAGTTCAGTTCACTTATAAACTT contains these protein-coding regions:
- the LOC117319469 gene encoding uncharacterized protein LOC117319469, with amino-acid sequence MVPSHLEDVDIHEIPQLYPTQRLTVGGETLEAVDMATLEDGKWINDKVINSFLALKKMEQNTSESNRHIYVLPSYTAVQWDQGHLDHWMFKKVQFSKYTHVFLPICINGNHWVLLVADVKQRLVYVLDSMNGEVGQKWTGCGAEFMANRDRLPDVLNSLVCGTSRESEAATDRQ